In Opitutus sp. ER46, the following are encoded in one genomic region:
- the thiM gene encoding hydroxyethylthiazole kinase, which translates to MNPIDTVVTTLDQLRRRRPLVHCLTNGVVKNFTANVLLALGAAPAMVEHAEEAAQFAVMADALLVNVGTLDEPQMRAMRAAVAAAVAGKRPWVLDPVAVGPLAVRTAFARELLAHRPTLIRGNASEVIALSGSAGKGRGVDSGDSTEAALAAAEDLARRTGGAVLATGPVDYGTDGRTRVACHNGHVLLTRVTGVGCAQGAVAAACAAVAESPLAAAMTSAVIMGIAGERAQRVAARPGSFAVALLDALDEIDGTIIRREARLS; encoded by the coding sequence ATGAACCCGATCGATACCGTCGTCACCACCCTCGACCAACTGCGGCGCCGCCGGCCGCTGGTGCACTGCCTCACGAACGGCGTCGTGAAAAATTTCACCGCCAACGTGCTGCTCGCGCTGGGCGCGGCGCCCGCGATGGTGGAGCACGCGGAGGAGGCGGCGCAGTTTGCCGTGATGGCCGATGCGCTCCTGGTGAACGTCGGCACGCTCGACGAGCCGCAGATGCGCGCGATGCGCGCGGCGGTCGCCGCGGCGGTCGCGGGCAAGCGCCCTTGGGTCCTCGATCCCGTGGCGGTCGGGCCGCTGGCCGTGCGCACCGCCTTCGCCCGCGAGTTGCTCGCGCATCGTCCGACCCTCATTCGCGGCAACGCCTCGGAGGTGATCGCGCTCTCCGGCAGCGCCGGCAAGGGGCGCGGCGTTGACAGCGGTGACTCGACCGAGGCGGCGCTGGCCGCCGCCGAGGACCTGGCGCGCCGGACTGGCGGGGCGGTGCTCGCGACCGGCCCGGTGGATTATGGCACCGACGGCCGCACGCGCGTCGCATGTCACAATGGCCACGTGCTCCTTACCCGCGTGACTGGCGTCGGGTGCGCACAGGGCGCGGTCGCCGCGGCCTGCGCGGCGGTGGCGGAGTCGCCCCTCGCGGCGGCGATGACCTCGGCCGTGATCATGGGCATCGCCGGCGAGCGCGCGCAGCGCGTGGCCGCGCGCCCAGGGTCGTTCGCGGTGGCGCTGCTGGATGCGCTCGATGAGATCGATGGCACCATCATTCGCCGGGAGGCGCGGCTTTCATGA
- a CDS encoding response regulator, which produces MADDEEVFRLSTAALLRSAGFEAVVVADGAAALARLATEHVSLVISDINMPGNEDLELVRELHTRHPGLPVILLTGFASAESAIQSVNAGVAAYLRKPVRADQLLDAVQRNIGLYETRRVVARSLEHLRSWTTDLARVDEQIRQAHDASQSGIVANYLEVSLGRLAMAFADVREVAEVLARSPGGAAGMRTHELEQAVREAVTVLERTKRDFKSKELSDLRRRLESLVDAEDGEESDRRTA; this is translated from the coding sequence GTGGCCGACGACGAGGAGGTGTTTCGCCTCAGCACCGCGGCGCTCCTGCGCAGCGCGGGTTTCGAGGCGGTGGTCGTGGCGGACGGGGCGGCCGCGCTGGCCCGGCTGGCGACCGAGCACGTGTCGCTGGTGATTTCGGACATCAACATGCCGGGCAATGAGGACCTGGAACTGGTCCGGGAGCTCCATACCCGGCATCCCGGCCTGCCGGTGATCCTCCTGACGGGCTTTGCCTCGGCGGAAAGCGCCATCCAGTCGGTCAATGCCGGCGTGGCGGCATACCTGCGCAAACCGGTGCGCGCCGACCAGCTCCTCGACGCGGTGCAGCGCAATATCGGCCTTTACGAGACGCGACGGGTCGTAGCGCGCAGCCTGGAACATCTGCGGAGCTGGACCACGGACCTCGCGCGGGTCGACGAGCAGATCCGGCAGGCACACGATGCGAGCCAATCCGGCATCGTCGCGAACTACCTGGAGGTCTCGCTTGGCCGGCTCGCCATGGCCTTTGCGGATGTGCGCGAGGTGGCGGAAGTGCTGGCGCGTTCGCCGGGCGGCGCGGCCGGGATGCGCACGCACGAGCTGGAGCAGGCGGTGCGCGAGGCGGTGACGGTGTTGGAACGCACCAAGCGCGACTTCAAATCGAAGGAACTCTCGGACCTGCGCCGGCGGCTCGAGTCGCTGGTCGACGCTGAGGACGGCGAGGAAAGTGATCGCCGGACCGCCTGA
- the thiE gene encoding thiamine phosphate synthase, whose translation MIDYGVYLVTDAPERYPAGLLAGVETALAGGVSVVQYRATGGTRREQFEAARALHEMLRVRGVPLVINDAVDLALAVNAEGVHVGQSDMPTDVVRRLLGPGRLLGLSITELAQLQVVGAEVDYLGVGPVYATPTKPDAAPPLGLDGLRAVKAQARLPVVAIGGINLANAAAVFAAGAAGVAVVSAFSQAADPAAVARALRAAKGAAR comes from the coding sequence ATGATCGATTACGGCGTCTATCTCGTCACCGACGCGCCGGAGCGTTACCCGGCCGGGCTGCTTGCCGGTGTCGAGACGGCGCTCGCGGGCGGCGTCTCGGTGGTGCAGTACCGCGCGACGGGCGGCACGCGTCGGGAGCAGTTCGAGGCCGCTCGCGCGCTGCATGAAATGCTCCGAGTGCGCGGGGTGCCATTGGTCATCAACGACGCCGTCGACCTCGCGCTGGCGGTGAACGCCGAGGGGGTGCACGTGGGGCAGTCGGATATGCCGACGGACGTCGTGCGCCGGCTGCTTGGGCCCGGGCGGCTACTTGGGCTCTCGATCACGGAGCTTGCGCAACTTCAGGTCGTGGGCGCCGAGGTGGATTATCTCGGCGTGGGCCCGGTGTACGCGACGCCGACCAAGCCCGACGCCGCGCCGCCGCTGGGGCTCGACGGGCTGCGCGCAGTGAAGGCGCAGGCCCGGCTGCCGGTCGTGGCGATCGGCGGGATCAATCTTGCCAATGCCGCCGCCGTGTTCGCCGCCGGCGCCGCGGGTGTCGCGGTGGTGTCGGCTTTCTCCCAGGCGGCGGATCCCGCGGCGGTGGCCCGCGCGTTGCGCGCGGCGAAGGGCGCGGCGCGCTAA
- a CDS encoding methyl-accepting chemotaxis protein — translation MKNLSIGKRIIAGFSAVIVITALLAAFCVIRLQQIAERSDAVVRRAMPGLYTISMVSENLREQQATIYRHIIAATEAEIDAVETELRGQSERNTKILADYDKTIVTEENRRKIDEINRARAAYRPIVEEVLAFSRARKNDEAFAACRNKLQPVYLKYTAAVEDALAFNKTRSDEAGADIESAIAAAKVGLIVGLIVALGVGIGIALVITRSITRPIAVAVSAVERVAGGDLTATIDVTSRDEIGQICAAMNRMIESLREIIGDVTTATGNVAAGSEQMSATAQQLSQGASEQAASAEESTSSMEEMAASIERNADNARQTDKIASKAAEDAKTGGESVTRTVNAMREVADKISIIEEIARKTDLLALNAAVEAARAGEHGKGFAVVASEVRKLAERSQTAAAEISRITASGVQVAEQAGDMLTKLVPDIRKTAELVQEIAAASAEQNTGAAQVNKAIQQLDQVIQQNSSASEEMAATAEELSTQAQQLQTTIAFFKVNHTGGPADRRAATPGGVKRTPASAPAKRGTPPAARSSGSNGQGENGNGHASEQGAVISLSEKPAKGDSRDREFQRY, via the coding sequence GTCTCGGAGAACCTACGCGAACAGCAGGCGACTATCTACCGGCACATCATCGCCGCCACGGAGGCCGAGATAGACGCGGTCGAAACCGAGCTGCGCGGCCAGTCGGAGAGGAATACCAAGATCCTCGCCGACTACGACAAGACGATCGTCACCGAGGAGAACCGCCGCAAGATTGACGAGATCAACCGAGCGCGGGCGGCCTATCGGCCCATCGTCGAGGAGGTGCTGGCGTTTAGCCGGGCCCGCAAGAACGACGAAGCGTTTGCCGCCTGCCGCAACAAGCTTCAGCCGGTATACCTGAAGTACACCGCCGCCGTGGAGGACGCACTTGCCTTCAACAAGACCCGGAGCGACGAGGCGGGTGCGGATATCGAGTCGGCCATCGCTGCCGCGAAGGTAGGACTGATCGTCGGGCTGATCGTGGCCCTGGGAGTCGGCATCGGTATCGCGCTCGTGATCACGCGCAGCATCACCCGGCCGATCGCGGTCGCGGTGAGCGCCGTGGAACGGGTCGCCGGCGGAGACTTGACGGCCACGATCGATGTCACCTCGCGCGACGAAATCGGGCAGATCTGCGCCGCGATGAATCGGATGATCGAAAGCCTGCGGGAGATCATCGGTGACGTGACCACGGCAACCGGCAACGTTGCCGCGGGCAGCGAGCAGATGAGCGCCACCGCCCAGCAACTGTCCCAGGGCGCGTCCGAGCAGGCCGCCTCGGCCGAGGAGAGCACTTCGTCGATGGAGGAGATGGCCGCGAGCATCGAGCGCAACGCCGACAACGCGCGGCAGACCGACAAGATCGCGAGCAAGGCCGCCGAGGACGCCAAGACCGGCGGCGAGTCCGTCACCCGCACGGTCAACGCCATGCGCGAGGTGGCTGACAAGATCAGCATCATCGAGGAGATCGCCCGCAAGACCGACCTCCTCGCGCTCAACGCGGCGGTGGAGGCCGCCCGCGCTGGTGAGCACGGCAAGGGGTTCGCCGTCGTGGCGAGCGAGGTGCGCAAGCTGGCCGAGCGCAGCCAGACCGCCGCGGCCGAGATCAGCCGCATCACCGCGTCGGGCGTGCAGGTCGCCGAACAGGCCGGTGACATGCTGACCAAGCTCGTGCCCGACATTCGCAAGACCGCCGAACTCGTCCAGGAGATCGCCGCCGCCAGCGCCGAGCAGAACACCGGCGCCGCGCAGGTGAACAAGGCGATCCAGCAGCTCGACCAGGTCATCCAGCAGAACTCGTCCGCGTCCGAGGAGATGGCCGCCACCGCCGAGGAGCTTTCGACGCAGGCGCAGCAGCTCCAGACCACGATCGCGTTCTTCAAGGTGAACCACACGGGTGGTCCGGCCGATCGTCGCGCCGCGACCCCCGGCGGGGTGAAGCGCACCCCGGCATCGGCGCCCGCCAAACGCGGCACGCCGCCCGCGGCGCGCAGCTCGGGCAGCAACGGCCAGGGCGAGAACGGCAACGGCCACGCCTCCGAGCAAGGCGCGGTGATCTCCCTCTCGGAGAAGCCCGCCAAGGGCGACAGCCGCGACCGTGAATTCCAGCGCTACTGA
- a CDS encoding CheR family methyltransferase: protein MTSATVTGERGTDLAISPERFRRVSEFITRELGIRMSDAKIPLLQSRLQRRVRLAGCASLEDYLHLVLTAGEAHVERLEFIDAVTTNKTDFFREPQHFDFLRTVALPALDPDAGRPWTCKVWSAGASTGMEAYTLAMVLGEIGAHRGHGFDFEVLGTDVCRRVLETARAAIYDAADVESVPLELRNKYLLRSRDPGQRQVRIVPELRTRVRFEPLNFMAARYAVREVFDAIFFRNVMIYFDKPTQERVVNLLCEYLRPGGYFFVGHSESVVSLDVPLRTVGSAVYRKR from the coding sequence ATGACGTCCGCGACCGTCACCGGGGAACGGGGCACCGATCTTGCGATCTCGCCGGAGCGTTTTCGGCGGGTGTCCGAGTTCATCACCCGCGAACTGGGTATCCGCATGTCGGATGCCAAGATTCCGCTCCTGCAGAGCCGGTTGCAGCGGCGGGTCCGTCTGGCGGGCTGCGCCTCGCTCGAGGATTACCTCCACCTCGTGCTCACGGCCGGCGAGGCGCACGTCGAGCGGCTGGAGTTCATCGACGCCGTCACCACGAACAAGACCGACTTCTTTCGCGAGCCGCAGCACTTCGACTTCCTGCGCACCGTGGCGCTGCCCGCGCTCGATCCGGACGCGGGCCGGCCGTGGACCTGCAAGGTGTGGTCGGCCGGGGCATCGACGGGCATGGAGGCGTACACGCTGGCGATGGTGCTGGGCGAGATTGGCGCCCATCGTGGGCATGGCTTCGATTTCGAGGTGCTCGGGACCGACGTCTGCCGGCGCGTGCTCGAGACGGCGCGCGCGGCGATCTACGACGCCGCCGACGTCGAGTCGGTGCCGCTGGAACTGCGCAACAAGTACCTCCTGCGCAGCCGCGATCCCGGCCAGCGGCAGGTGCGGATCGTGCCCGAGCTTCGGACCCGGGTGCGGTTCGAACCGCTCAACTTCATGGCGGCGCGCTATGCGGTCCGGGAGGTCTTCGACGCGATCTTCTTCCGGAACGTGATGATCTATTTCGACAAGCCCACGCAGGAGCGCGTGGTGAACCTCCTCTGCGAGTACCTGCGGCCCGGCGGCTACTTCTTCGTCGGGCACTCCGAGTCGGTCGTCAGCCTGGATGTGCCGTTGCGCACCGTCGGCTCGGCCGTGTACCGCAAACGCTAG
- a CDS encoding chemotaxis response regulator protein-glutamate methylesterase, giving the protein MPRKIRVLVVDDSASVRQTLKAILESDPGIEVIATASDPFVAVQRIAEQVPDVMTLDVEMPRMDGITFLEQIMRQHPIPVVICSSLTDDGSRTALAALERGAVDIISKPKLGTKQFLEESSIRICDVVRSAARAGVRRFAGPALRATPKLTADAVLSPAGAGAMLETTEKIIAVGASTGGTEALRVFLEALPANAPGVVIVQHMPEKFTASFAARLDGLCKVSVAEAVNGAAVLPGEVLIAPGNHHLLLKRSGARYYVEVRDGPLVSRHRPSVDVLFRSVARYAGANAVGVLMTGMGDDGAKGMLEMKQAGAFNIAQDEQSCVVFGMPNEAIKLGGVDDVVALEAIAPRVLRACAGIRR; this is encoded by the coding sequence ATGCCGCGCAAGATTCGTGTCCTGGTCGTCGACGACTCCGCGTCGGTCCGCCAGACGCTCAAGGCGATCCTGGAGTCCGACCCCGGCATTGAGGTCATCGCCACCGCGTCGGATCCGTTCGTCGCGGTCCAGCGGATCGCCGAGCAGGTGCCGGATGTCATGACGCTCGACGTGGAGATGCCCCGGATGGACGGCATCACCTTCCTCGAGCAGATCATGCGGCAGCACCCGATCCCCGTCGTGATCTGCTCCAGCCTCACCGACGACGGCTCGCGCACGGCGCTGGCGGCGCTGGAGCGCGGCGCGGTCGATATCATCTCGAAGCCGAAGCTCGGGACGAAGCAGTTCCTCGAGGAGTCCTCGATCCGGATCTGCGATGTCGTCCGCTCGGCGGCACGCGCCGGCGTGCGCCGTTTCGCCGGTCCGGCGCTGCGGGCGACGCCGAAGCTCACGGCCGACGCCGTGCTCAGCCCCGCCGGAGCTGGCGCGATGCTCGAGACGACCGAAAAAATCATTGCCGTCGGCGCTTCCACCGGCGGGACGGAAGCCTTGCGCGTGTTCCTCGAGGCGCTGCCGGCGAACGCCCCCGGCGTCGTGATCGTGCAGCACATGCCGGAGAAGTTCACGGCCAGCTTCGCCGCCCGGCTCGACGGCTTGTGCAAGGTTTCGGTCGCCGAGGCGGTCAACGGCGCCGCGGTGCTCCCGGGAGAGGTTCTCATTGCTCCCGGCAATCATCACCTGCTGCTGAAACGTAGCGGTGCGCGCTATTACGTGGAGGTGCGCGACGGGCCGCTGGTTTCCCGCCACCGGCCGTCGGTCGATGTGCTCTTTCGGTCCGTAGCCCGCTATGCAGGCGCGAATGCGGTCGGCGTGCTCATGACCGGGATGGGGGATGATGGCGCCAAGGGCATGCTCGAGATGAAGCAGGCCGGCGCCTTCAACATCGCCCAGGACGAGCAAAGTTGCGTGGTCTTTGGCATGCCGAATGAGGCAATCAAGCTGGGCGGCGTGGACGACGTGGTCGCGCTGGAAGCAATTGCCCCGCGGGTGCTTCGGGCATGCGCGGGCATTCGGCGTTGA
- a CDS encoding S8 family serine peptidase: MKKTTTAALAACGLLCVLLTGWFWRRQAVAPHPARLSSPAPAAATAASTAVPTVTSRTDPAVRDLLARLQRLLGRRDIRHNEAVLTFKDDAAYARFLARAAQAGLTIVGRLDALRSVRVRYTDLAALQLDAAQHPSDYADLSGNYLFGVPPIPAKEARDAVNQVPFRNSALAFLGATGDRSQWGRGVTIAVLDTGVALADATFGTGRVQTLDVGLGVFPGTASDDGHGTSVASLAAGLAADAPGVAPAARVLSIRVTDTSGTSDIYTLSQAIVAATDAGARVINISLGGYATNALLDAAITYAANNGAVIVAAAGNDQAAQLAWPAADPRVISVAAVDLAEQQVTFSNSGAQLQLSAPGYAVQTAWLDNSRVYVSGTSASAPLVAGAIAAVMSQNSALTAAQAAQILTQTANDVGAPGTDPNYGHGILNLAWAMNATNRAYTDTAVSSHYYDAATGQMDFVLQNRGGAPVSSLSLAVTSGAYTTYYDVTSLDAGETKLVTVPVDAAALKASGQIRFSTTLINPIGTVDQVPTNNTRASVLTATK, translated from the coding sequence ATGAAAAAGACCACCACCGCCGCCCTCGCCGCCTGCGGGCTGCTGTGCGTCCTGCTGACGGGGTGGTTCTGGCGCCGCCAGGCGGTCGCGCCCCACCCGGCCCGACTCTCCAGTCCGGCCCCTGCCGCCGCGACCGCGGCCTCCACTGCCGTGCCGACCGTGACGTCGCGAACCGACCCCGCGGTGCGCGACCTGCTCGCCCGGCTTCAGCGGCTGCTCGGTCGCCGCGACATCCGCCACAACGAGGCGGTGCTCACCTTCAAGGACGACGCGGCTTATGCCCGCTTTCTCGCCCGCGCCGCCCAGGCTGGCCTGACCATCGTTGGGCGGCTCGACGCCCTCCGCTCGGTACGCGTGCGCTACACCGATCTCGCCGCCCTGCAGCTGGACGCCGCCCAGCACCCGTCCGATTACGCCGACCTTTCCGGCAACTACCTCTTTGGCGTGCCGCCCATCCCCGCCAAGGAGGCGCGCGACGCCGTGAATCAGGTGCCCTTCCGCAACTCCGCCCTCGCCTTCCTCGGCGCCACGGGCGACCGCTCCCAATGGGGCCGCGGTGTCACCATCGCCGTCCTCGACACCGGCGTCGCCCTCGCCGACGCCACCTTCGGCACCGGGCGCGTGCAGACGCTCGACGTCGGGCTCGGCGTGTTCCCCGGCACCGCCAGCGATGACGGTCACGGCACTTCGGTCGCCTCGCTCGCCGCCGGGCTCGCCGCCGATGCGCCGGGCGTCGCGCCCGCCGCCCGCGTGCTCAGCATCCGCGTCACGGATACTTCCGGCACGAGCGACATCTACACGCTCTCACAGGCGATCGTCGCCGCGACCGACGCCGGGGCGCGCGTCATCAACATCAGCCTGGGCGGCTACGCCACCAATGCCCTGCTCGATGCCGCCATCACCTACGCCGCCAACAACGGCGCCGTCATCGTCGCCGCCGCCGGCAACGACCAGGCCGCCCAACTTGCCTGGCCTGCCGCCGACCCGCGCGTGATCTCGGTCGCAGCCGTCGACCTCGCCGAACAGCAGGTGACGTTCTCCAACTCGGGCGCGCAGCTCCAGTTGAGCGCGCCCGGTTATGCCGTCCAGACCGCCTGGCTCGACAACAGCCGCGTGTACGTTTCCGGCACCTCCGCCAGCGCCCCGCTCGTCGCCGGCGCGATCGCCGCGGTCATGTCGCAGAACTCGGCGCTCACCGCGGCGCAGGCCGCCCAGATTCTCACCCAGACGGCCAACGACGTCGGCGCCCCGGGAACCGATCCGAACTACGGCCACGGCATCCTGAACCTGGCGTGGGCGATGAACGCGACCAACCGCGCCTACACCGACACCGCGGTCTCGAGCCACTACTACGATGCCGCCACCGGGCAGATGGATTTCGTGCTGCAGAACCGCGGCGGCGCCCCGGTCTCCAGCTTGTCCCTCGCGGTGACGAGCGGCGCGTACACAACGTACTACGACGTCACGAGTCTCGACGCGGGTGAGACCAAGCTCGTCACCGTCCCGGTCGACGCCGCCGCGCTCAAGGCGTCGGGCCAGATCCGCTTTTCCACCACGCTCATCAACCCGATCGGCACCGTCGACCAGGTGCCGACAAACAACACCCGGGCAAGCGTGCTGACCGCGACGAAGTAG
- a CDS encoding chemotaxis protein CheW — MSTTQPAQFLTYRLGDEMFAVGVAQVREVLELAPITKVPTAPAYMRGVVNVRGNAIPVVDLRTKFGLPPAVDTLHTRIIVLELTLDGESCVIGGIADSVHEVIELDPSQTTPPPTIAMRWRSEFIRGMGRRGEQFIIILDIDAVFSADELTAVAAAT, encoded by the coding sequence ATGAGCACGACTCAACCCGCCCAATTTCTGACCTATCGCCTTGGCGACGAGATGTTCGCCGTCGGCGTCGCCCAGGTACGTGAGGTCCTCGAACTCGCCCCCATCACCAAGGTCCCGACGGCGCCGGCCTACATGCGCGGCGTCGTCAACGTCCGCGGCAACGCCATCCCCGTCGTGGACCTCCGCACGAAATTCGGCCTGCCACCCGCGGTCGACACCCTGCACACCCGCATCATCGTCCTCGAACTCACGCTCGACGGTGAGTCGTGTGTGATCGGCGGCATCGCCGACAGCGTCCACGAGGTGATCGAGCTCGATCCGAGCCAGACCACCCCGCCGCCGACCATCGCGATGCGCTGGCGCAGCGAGTTCATCCGGGGGATGGGCCGGCGCGGCGAGCAGTTCATCATCATCCTCGACATCGATGCGGTGTTCTCGGCGGACGAGCTGACCGCCGTTGCCGCCGCCACCTAA